From Methanobrevibacter sp., one genomic window encodes:
- a CDS encoding amino acid-binding protein: MRMNLILEILDVPGQLVSILNPIGELGANVVTIVHKREIKAGEGKAAIQIALEGERENLQAVVDKFKEMGVSLIEVDDTIKKEKLSAILYGHIIDRDLRDTVDKINAVDGLVVSDLQLKLDGELKSTALLTIELDLGKREIAYNKVMEIAEEKDFLVIDEV; this comes from the coding sequence ATGAGAATGAATCTGATTCTTGAAATATTGGATGTTCCTGGACAATTGGTATCCATCTTGAATCCTATAGGAGAGCTTGGAGCTAATGTAGTAACAATTGTTCACAAAAGGGAAATCAAGGCTGGAGAAGGAAAAGCTGCTATTCAAATAGCACTTGAAGGCGAAAGGGAAAACCTGCAGGCTGTTGTTGACAAGTTCAAGGAAATGGGAGTTTCATTGATTGAAGTTGACGACACCATCAAAAAGGAAAAGCTAAGCGCCATTCTCTATGGACACATCATTGACAGGGATTTAAGAGACACCGTAGATAAGATCAATGCTGTCGATGGCCTTGTAGTAAGTGATTTGCAATTGAAACTAGATGGCGAACTCAAATCCACTGCATTGCTTACAATCGAGCTTGATTTAGGCAAAAGGGAAATAGCATACAATAAGGTTATGGAAATAGCTGAGGAGAAGGACTTCTTGGTTATCGATGAGGTCTAG
- a CDS encoding toxic anion resistance protein — MAEFSLNVNDIKEEVDKSLKEEEEKIPNPEIKKQADDNAHAIFEANFDNVAERENILKPLDDFGLATINRSANKNNLLTTRFVDIAKGGDEAANIGVKLEELEREIRNLDPAAIEFGQSGILGKLLKPVRNYFSRYEKADEAISNILMSLDASSRVLQNDNTTLLAEENYLRELTKKLMTDIELGKQMDLSIEQQIRQAEIEGVDQYKIDFVREEVLFPLRQRIMDMQQMIVVNEQGIISLNVVRRNNKELIRGVTRAKNVTVTALRNGVMVASALYNQKIVIDKIKTLNETTEMVIESTSKMLREQGNEIQKQSMETMISPEVLKASFADALAAIEDVSNYKNQALPEMQKTIATFSEMAEEGQKVIDKIEVGNNVN; from the coding sequence ATGGCTGAATTTTCACTTAATGTAAATGATATTAAAGAAGAAGTAGACAAAAGTTTGAAGGAAGAGGAAGAAAAGATTCCAAATCCTGAAATCAAGAAACAGGCAGATGACAATGCTCATGCAATCTTTGAAGCTAATTTCGATAATGTGGCAGAAAGGGAAAACATCTTGAAACCTTTGGATGATTTCGGTCTTGCCACCATCAACAGATCTGCAAACAAGAACAATCTCCTGACCACTCGCTTTGTTGATATAGCAAAAGGGGGAGATGAAGCAGCCAATATTGGCGTAAAACTAGAGGAATTGGAAAGGGAAATCAGAAACCTTGACCCTGCTGCAATTGAATTCGGTCAATCAGGCATATTGGGAAAACTCTTGAAACCTGTCAGGAATTATTTCTCAAGATATGAAAAGGCTGATGAGGCCATCTCCAATATCTTAATGTCCCTTGATGCAAGCAGCAGAGTATTGCAGAATGACAACACCACTCTTCTTGCTGAAGAAAACTACTTAAGGGAACTCACCAAAAAGCTCATGACTGACATTGAACTTGGAAAACAAATGGACCTATCCATTGAACAGCAAATCCGTCAGGCTGAAATAGAAGGTGTGGACCAATATAAGATTGACTTTGTACGTGAAGAGGTTCTCTTCCCGCTAAGGCAAAGAATCATGGACATGCAACAGATGATTGTTGTAAACGAACAGGGTATCATCTCCTTGAACGTTGTAAGAAGAAACAACAAGGAATTGATCAGAGGGGTAACCCGTGCTAAAAACGTTACTGTAACTGCACTTAGAAACGGAGTAATGGTTGCAAGTGCATTATACAATCAGAAAATTGTAATCGACAAGATCAAGACCTTGAATGAAACTACTGAAATGGTAATCGAATCCACTTCCAAAATGTTAAGGGAACAAGGAAACGAGATTCAAAAGCAAAGCATGGAAACCATGATTTCACCTGAAGTCCTTAAGGCATCCTTTGCAGATGCATTGGCTGCAATTGAAGATGTAAGCAATTACAAGAACCAAGCACTTCCAGAAATGCAAAAGACAATTGCAACATTCTCTGAAATGGCTGAGGAAGGACAGAAGGTCATTGATAAAATTGAAGTAGGAAATAATGTTAACTAA
- a CDS encoding AAA family ATPase has protein sequence MLKSIKIKNFRSLKNFNMEFNQGLNVIIGENDAGKTSLIDSLKILFSKKKIDINDFNEIENPVTIELEDIDYTYFMESKVNEDTLNNTYKIKPSIEKSNQIKEELNSQEFNSLEEDEQKQILKKYSFTFNITYRSNSKVETLKGNIIKELENDEFTEVKTLNYPISFLGSREFENIDSFFENTFFKELKEDIWDYKIEGKTINQHIDDYIDNFKEEQLNNENAQELNTQLKEFLPDFKEINPIVTSEPKLNLKINVELLNNNNQQMLLEKMGDGTNRRTTLAIFKHKKDKNDLVYVFDEVETHLHIKAQLDVLRLLKDLSKEGKQIIITTHSPFLINQVNLDEIKLISLDAERGSQIFELDSTTQTQIALANLGIMNIDLFFTSKLLIVEGESELKFIPIMYEKLYGYPITQNFLKIVKADGIKDIPNFIRIIKNSFSKTDIFALMDNDADEETKERLNKWIENGMIENSNIFVIGQKEFEDTFPNDVLAQALSKYISDECGYEVEIDAKAIQKIRKSKKFSKSLGDIFYNMTYRGFSKPTFAQYLALYAEEKDIDEKFIRLFKLISD, from the coding sequence ATGCTAAAATCAATTAAAATCAAAAACTTCAGGTCATTAAAGAACTTCAATATGGAATTCAATCAAGGCCTGAATGTAATAATAGGGGAAAATGATGCAGGAAAGACATCACTTATAGATTCACTTAAAATTCTATTTAGTAAAAAGAAAATAGACATAAACGATTTCAATGAAATAGAAAATCCTGTAACTATAGAGCTAGAGGATATTGACTATACCTATTTCATGGAATCAAAAGTCAATGAAGACACACTTAATAATACATATAAGATAAAACCTTCTATAGAAAAATCCAATCAAATCAAAGAAGAGTTAAACAGTCAAGAATTCAACAGTTTAGAAGAAGATGAGCAAAAGCAAATCTTAAAGAAATACTCATTTACATTCAACATTACATACAGGTCCAATTCTAAAGTGGAAACATTAAAGGGAAATATAATCAAAGAGTTAGAAAACGATGAATTCACAGAAGTAAAAACTCTAAATTATCCAATCAGCTTTTTAGGTAGTAGAGAATTTGAAAACATAGATTCATTCTTTGAAAACACCTTCTTTAAGGAGCTAAAGGAAGACATATGGGACTATAAGATAGAAGGAAAAACTATCAATCAGCATATTGATGATTACATAGACAATTTCAAAGAGGAACAATTGAACAATGAAAATGCACAGGAACTGAACACTCAATTGAAAGAATTCCTTCCTGACTTCAAGGAAATAAATCCAATAGTTACAAGCGAACCTAAACTCAATCTAAAGATCAATGTAGAATTACTAAATAATAATAACCAGCAAATGCTTCTTGAAAAGATGGGAGACGGTACAAACAGGCGTACCACACTTGCTATTTTCAAGCATAAAAAGGACAAGAATGACCTTGTATATGTATTCGATGAGGTTGAAACCCACCTTCATATCAAAGCCCAATTAGATGTTCTACGCTTATTAAAAGACCTTTCTAAAGAGGGAAAACAGATAATAATAACCACTCACTCTCCATTCTTAATCAATCAAGTCAATCTTGATGAAATCAAGTTGATAAGTCTTGATGCAGAAAGAGGATCTCAAATTTTTGAGTTGGACAGCACTACCCAAACCCAGATAGCATTGGCAAATCTTGGAATAATGAACATAGACCTCTTCTTTACAAGCAAGTTACTTATTGTGGAGGGGGAATCAGAGCTTAAGTTCATTCCAATCATGTATGAGAAATTGTATGGCTATCCAATCACCCAAAACTTCCTAAAGATTGTAAAGGCAGATGGCATAAAGGACATACCTAATTTCATACGCATAATAAAGAATTCATTTTCCAAAACGGATATCTTTGCATTGATGGACAATGATGCTGATGAGGAAACAAAGGAAAGATTAAACAAATGGATTGAAAATGGAATGATTGAAAACTCAAATATCTTTGTTATTGGCCAGAAAGAGTTTGAAGACACTTTCCCAAATGATGTGCTCGCTCAGGCATTATCCAAATACATAAGCGATGAATGTGGATATGAAGTGGAAATAGATGCTAAGGCAATTCAAAAGATAAGAAAATCCAAGAAATTTTCAAAATCTTTAGGAGACATATTCTATAATATGACATATAGAGGCTTCAGCAAACCTACATTTGCACAATACTTAGCTTTATATGCTGAAGAGAAGGACATTGATGAGAAGTTCATAAGGTTATTTAAATTGATTTCCGATTAG
- a CDS encoding helix-turn-helix transcriptional regulator: MKKIGKRLQELRESKGLSQSDLANYLGISQPLLSQIESGNRNLNLSLLDKLCSLYGCSDSYILCKSDEYNSINFSFRSKNAATQDLDCIASVHKIIMNMRFLNELNDDGDLNER, from the coding sequence ATGAAGAAAATAGGCAAAAGATTACAAGAGCTTAGAGAGTCTAAAGGATTGTCTCAATCTGATTTGGCCAATTATTTGGGGATTTCCCAGCCATTATTGTCTCAGATTGAATCAGGCAACCGTAATTTGAATCTATCTCTCCTTGATAAGCTATGTTCCCTTTATGGGTGCAGCGATTCATATATTCTCTGCAAAAGCGATGAATACAATTCAATAAACTTCTCATTCAGATCCAAAAATGCAGCCACACAGGATTTGGACTGCATCGCTTCAGTGCATAAGATAATCATGAATATGCGCTTCTTGAATGAATTGAACGACGATGGTGATTTGAATGAGAGATAA
- a CDS encoding winged helix-turn-helix domain-containing protein, giving the protein MAIPDTYDLVLPLLEIIKDKDEYKVSEIMDEVIDFIDISDEDKEIRLPNNEPVINSRISTANTYLKKAELIESNRFMYFNITEEGLNVLADEPEKITEEDLMEYGGFKDYKKIFIHDEEDRSIDLDDPELNPTKALRESFAKQMEDVKKEIEEEMKEENKKSSNRKYFQSKEYEDSDKVFGIKANRDKKDDDDKYSKCHDKKHKHHKDKCKCHHKHKKIVLNIEFSPAEELLKYAELLEKGYLTKEEFEKKKEELLNIEYKI; this is encoded by the coding sequence ATGGCAATTCCAGACACCTATGATTTAGTATTACCATTGCTTGAAATCATTAAAGACAAGGATGAATATAAAGTTTCAGAAATTATGGATGAAGTCATAGACTTTATAGACATTTCAGATGAGGATAAGGAAATCAGATTACCGAACAATGAACCGGTGATCAATTCGAGAATAAGCACTGCTAACACTTACCTTAAGAAGGCTGAACTGATTGAATCCAATCGTTTCATGTACTTCAACATCACTGAAGAGGGATTGAATGTATTGGCAGATGAGCCTGAGAAGATAACCGAAGAGGACCTGATGGAATATGGAGGATTCAAGGATTATAAAAAGATATTCATTCATGATGAGGAGGATAGAAGCATAGACCTCGATGATCCTGAATTGAATCCTACAAAGGCATTAAGGGAAAGCTTTGCAAAGCAGATGGAAGATGTTAAAAAGGAGATTGAAGAGGAAATGAAAGAGGAAAACAAGAAATCATCCAATAGAAAGTACTTCCAATCAAAGGAGTATGAGGATTCAGATAAGGTATTTGGCATCAAGGCAAACAGGGATAAGAAGGACGATGATGATAAATATTCCAAATGCCATGACAAAAAGCATAAGCATCATAAGGATAAATGCAAATGCCATCATAAGCATAAAAAGATAGTTCTCAATATTGAATTTTCACCTGCAGAGGAATTATTGAAGTATGCAGAGCTCTTAGAAAAAGGATATTTGACTAAAGAAGAGTTTGAAAAGAAGAAAGAGGAATTATTGAATATTGAATATAAGATTTAA
- the gatC gene encoding Asp-tRNA(Asn) amidotransferase subunit GatC, which yields MAIEKDAEKILEEFSKTLDKVPELEGTYYITDNLNLNREDESVQNDASKIVRNARTDKDGNVVVKKAEWTG from the coding sequence ATGGCAATTGAAAAAGATGCAGAAAAGATCTTGGAAGAATTTTCAAAAACCTTGGATAAAGTTCCTGAATTGGAAGGAACCTATTACATCACTGACAATCTTAACTTGAACCGTGAAGATGAATCCGTACAGAACGATGCAAGCAAAATCGTTAGAAACGCAAGAACCGATAAGGACGGAAATGTAGTTGTTAAAAAAGCGGAATGGACTGGTTAA
- a CDS encoding cofactor-independent phosphoglycerate mutase has product MKYVIVIEDGASDYPLEEIDGKTPLKVADKPILDKIAKEGRTGLIQNVPETLPPGSDVANMSIFGYDPLDYYSGRGPLEAASMGIETKEGDVVFRCNTITERDGLMASSNAGHISSEEAAELMEALNEYFNDKYPDFKGKFYPGVSYRHIFVYNDKENAEKLAKLDMVPPHDFVGDTIEDKIEFDSFADEVKSIMIESKEALADHPVNQKRIEEGKEPCNMVWFWGQGTMPDMPKMEDVYGLKGAVITGVDLIKGLGVCSGCTNLDVPGATAFFDTDYNAKGEYAVNALKDNDIVFVHIEAPDEAGHAKNLEEKVRGIENIDKFILAPLVDALENEYKDFKIAVLPDHPTPIDVGTHTRDSVPIAIYSSKDEADDVSVYDEDSVKDGALGELVGCNLLKLLLE; this is encoded by the coding sequence ATGAAATATGTTATTGTTATAGAAGATGGTGCAAGTGATTATCCATTAGAGGAAATAGATGGAAAAACCCCTCTAAAAGTAGCTGATAAACCTATTTTGGATAAGATAGCTAAAGAAGGAAGAACCGGATTAATCCAAAATGTGCCAGAAACATTGCCTCCAGGCTCAGATGTGGCTAACATGAGCATATTCGGCTATGATCCATTGGATTATTATAGCGGCCGTGGCCCACTTGAAGCTGCAAGCATGGGCATAGAGACCAAAGAGGGAGATGTTGTGTTCCGTTGCAACACAATCACCGAAAGGGACGGATTGATGGCAAGTTCCAATGCAGGACACATCTCATCAGAGGAAGCTGCAGAGCTTATGGAAGCCTTGAACGAATACTTCAATGATAAATATCCTGACTTCAAGGGCAAGTTCTATCCTGGCGTAAGCTACAGGCATATCTTTGTATATAATGATAAGGAAAATGCTGAAAAGCTAGCAAAATTGGATATGGTCCCTCCACATGACTTTGTAGGAGATACCATTGAAGATAAGATAGAGTTTGATTCATTTGCAGATGAAGTGAAATCAATCATGATAGAATCAAAAGAGGCATTGGCTGACCACCCAGTAAACCAAAAAAGAATAGAAGAGGGCAAGGAACCTTGCAATATGGTTTGGTTCTGGGGTCAGGGAACCATGCCTGACATGCCAAAGATGGAAGATGTCTATGGCCTTAAAGGTGCTGTAATCACCGGTGTGGACCTAATCAAAGGTTTAGGAGTCTGTTCAGGTTGCACCAATCTTGATGTTCCTGGAGCAACTGCATTCTTTGATACAGACTATAATGCAAAAGGTGAATATGCAGTTAATGCATTAAAAGATAATGATATTGTATTTGTGCACATAGAGGCACCGGATGAAGCAGGACACGCCAAAAACCTTGAAGAAAAGGTAAGAGGAATTGAAAATATAGATAAATTCATTCTTGCTCCATTGGTTGATGCATTGGAAAATGAATACAAGGACTTTAAGATAGCTGTATTGCCTGACCATCCTACTCCAATAGATGTAGGTACCCATACAAGAGATTCTGTCCCTATTGCAATCTATTCATCTAAAGATGAAGCTGATGATGTTTCAGTCTACGATGAAGACAGCGTTAAGGATGGTGCTTTAGGTGAATTGGTTGGCTGCAATTTGCTTAAATTATTGTTAGAATAA
- a CDS encoding homoserine dehydrogenase: MDECKIILIGFGAVGKGVAKAISLKKEMVKDKFGITLKVVAAADSSTSAICEDGLDEEMLLKTKEETGKLANYPDYGSEKSGIEVLDAVDYDVLIEATPTNIKDAEPAKSLTLKAFADGKDVVTSNKGHLALFYKELIEAKEAAGVDFKFEASVGGAMPIINLCQETLASCGISSIKGILNGTTNYILSRMTTEGMSYENTLEEAQQLGIAETDPTQDVEGIDAACKVVILANSVLGIDATYADVDVRGISDVSLDAINLAKEQGYYVKLIGEVSEKQLKVSPRLVKKNSPFAIDGTLNLANVTTDLADDITVMGKGAGSLETASAMLTDLINIIKNK, translated from the coding sequence ATGGATGAATGCAAAATTATACTAATAGGATTCGGAGCTGTAGGAAAGGGAGTTGCAAAGGCTATCTCCTTGAAGAAGGAAATGGTCAAAGACAAATTTGGAATCACATTGAAAGTGGTTGCAGCTGCTGATTCATCTACCTCAGCAATCTGTGAGGATGGTTTGGATGAGGAAATGCTCCTTAAGACCAAGGAAGAAACCGGCAAATTGGCTAACTATCCTGATTATGGAAGCGAGAAATCAGGAATTGAAGTGTTGGATGCTGTTGATTATGATGTCCTGATAGAAGCTACTCCAACAAACATCAAGGATGCTGAACCTGCAAAATCCTTGACATTGAAGGCTTTTGCCGATGGAAAGGATGTAGTGACCTCAAACAAGGGACATTTGGCATTGTTCTACAAGGAATTGATTGAAGCGAAGGAAGCTGCAGGTGTTGACTTCAAGTTTGAAGCATCTGTAGGCGGTGCCATGCCTATAATCAACCTATGTCAGGAAACCCTTGCAAGCTGTGGAATCAGTTCAATCAAAGGTATCCTAAACGGTACCACCAACTATATCCTTTCAAGAATGACCACAGAAGGAATGAGCTATGAAAATACCTTGGAAGAGGCTCAACAGTTAGGAATTGCTGAAACAGACCCTACACAGGATGTGGAAGGTATCGATGCGGCATGCAAAGTTGTCATTTTAGCAAATTCCGTATTGGGAATCGATGCGACATACGCTGATGTCGACGTTAGAGGAATATCAGACGTATCCCTTGATGCAATCAATCTTGCCAAGGAACAAGGTTACTATGTGAAATTGATTGGAGAGGTATCTGAAAAGCAATTGAAAGTATCTCCAAGACTTGTCAAGAAAAACAGTCCGTTTGCAATCGATGGCACATTGAACTTGGCAAATGTCACTACCGATCTGGCAGATGACATCACTGTAATGGGTAAGGGAGCAGGATCCTTGGAAACCGCTTCTGCAATGCTTACAGATTTAATAAACATTATTAAGAACAAATAA
- a CDS encoding asparagine synthase-related protein, with protein MCGIVGMAGNINPELLDSALKSIKHRGEDYSNTFIDEENGIGLGHNLLSIFNLLNENNEIYDNLEENKQPIMLNDLVLVFNGEIYNFKKIEEFLKENYKNYSESKSDSQLLANLINYHYDLNEENLLESVKSSMKELDGDYSFAVYDKKNNNLAISRDPIGVKPLFYGMDEEKDLKSFASEKKGLWRAGIDDENIHDLIPGSILYNWEMVDLENNLINKIISTDFKSIKSNYNEYNEYLETKDSYEVYNELLKDDLYSAVEKRVENIVDIGLIFSGGVDSTILAVLLKQIAENKPLNIKLYSVGVENSQDIKFSREIAEELDLPLKTVIIDENTVKESMEPVLTAIEDDNVMKLGVGMTIYLATKAMKEDNIKVALSGQGADELFGGYNRYLKHFEENSLFDAYFDLDEEIYHDIANMYHVNLERDDAVSMANGVELRVPFLDKDIINIALDIPGKYKIKDNEDILRKHILRDVAKSIGVPDYIADRPKKAAQYGSGINKILKKRVLRSFDIEEFIDNLKNQ; from the coding sequence ATGTGTGGAATAGTAGGTATGGCAGGAAATATTAATCCAGAATTGTTGGATTCTGCCTTAAAGTCAATAAAGCATAGGGGAGAAGATTACTCCAATACATTTATTGATGAAGAGAATGGTATAGGTTTAGGTCATAATCTGCTATCTATTTTTAATCTTCTAAATGAAAACAATGAAATATATGACAATCTGGAAGAGAATAAACAGCCAATTATGCTTAATGATCTTGTTTTGGTCTTCAATGGAGAGATTTATAATTTCAAAAAGATTGAAGAATTCCTAAAGGAAAATTATAAGAATTATTCCGAGTCTAAAAGTGATAGTCAATTATTGGCTAATCTAATCAATTATCATTATGATTTAAATGAAGAAAATCTATTGGAATCAGTTAAATCATCAATGAAGGAATTGGATGGAGACTATTCTTTTGCAGTTTATGATAAGAAAAATAATAATCTTGCAATCTCCAGAGATCCAATCGGAGTCAAGCCTTTATTCTATGGAATGGATGAGGAAAAGGACTTGAAATCCTTTGCATCAGAGAAAAAGGGCCTTTGGAGAGCTGGAATTGATGATGAAAATATTCATGATTTAATCCCTGGATCCATATTATATAATTGGGAAATGGTAGATTTGGAAAACAATCTAATCAATAAGATTATCAGCACTGATTTCAAATCAATCAAATCCAACTATAATGAATATAATGAATATTTGGAAACAAAAGACAGTTATGAAGTCTATAATGAATTATTAAAGGATGACTTATATTCAGCTGTGGAAAAAAGAGTGGAGAATATAGTTGATATTGGATTGATATTCTCTGGTGGTGTAGACAGCACTATTTTAGCGGTTTTATTAAAACAAATAGCTGAAAATAAACCATTAAACATTAAATTATACTCTGTTGGAGTGGAAAATTCACAGGACATTAAGTTCAGCAGGGAAATAGCTGAAGAATTGGATCTTCCGCTAAAGACAGTAATCATTGATGAAAATACAGTAAAGGAATCAATGGAACCAGTTCTCACTGCAATTGAAGATGACAATGTTATGAAATTGGGAGTTGGAATGACCATCTACTTAGCCACAAAAGCCATGAAAGAGGATAATATTAAAGTGGCACTATCCGGTCAGGGAGCAGATGAACTCTTTGGCGGATATAACCGCTATCTGAAGCACTTTGAGGAAAACTCATTATTTGATGCCTATTTTGATTTAGATGAAGAGATCTATCATGACATAGCAAACATGTATCATGTCAACCTTGAACGTGATGATGCGGTATCCATGGCAAATGGAGTGGAGCTTAGAGTGCCCTTTTTAGACAAGGACATAATAAACATAGCTTTGGACATTCCTGGAAAATATAAGATAAAAGACAATGAAGACATATTGCGAAAACATATCTTAAGGGATGTTGCAAAATCCATTGGAGTTCCGGATTATATAGCAGACAGGCCTAAGAAGGCAGCCCAATACGGTTCTGGAATCAATAAGATACTTAAAAAGAGAGTATTAAGGTCCTTTGACATTGAGGAATTTATTGATAATCTAAAGAATCAATAG
- a CDS encoding O-acetylhomoserine aminocarboxypropyltransferase/cysteine synthase family protein: protein MTRKYGDRTLEVHAGQEEADPFTGARAVPIYQTSSYVFKDAEYAANIFALTEPGNIYTRLNNPTNEVFEKRVAAIEGGVGALSTSSGMAAITLAILNIAQCGDEIVSGDNLYGGTYSLFKTTLKKFGIQVNFVDSQDTKAFEDAITDKTKAIYCESIGNPKLDVPDFEVLADIAHRHGIPLIVDNTSAIGMVKPIEHGADIVVHSATKIIGGHGTSLGGTIVDSGNFDWTNGKFPEFTEPDESYHGLVYVDAFGDAAYVTKARVQVMRDLGSCISPFNAFMLLQGLETMSLRVKQHTENALEVAKFLQNHELVSWVNYPGLEDNPNHEIAKKYLNGKYGCVLGFGIKGGIEEGKKFIENVELLSHLANICDAKTLVVHPASTTHSTLSPEEQISTGVTPDFIRMSVGIENVEDIIADIDQALKKAVE from the coding sequence ATGACAAGAAAATATGGAGACAGAACTTTGGAAGTGCATGCCGGACAGGAAGAGGCAGATCCATTCACTGGCGCAAGGGCAGTTCCTATCTATCAGACAAGTTCATATGTATTCAAGGATGCTGAATATGCAGCAAACATATTTGCTCTAACAGAGCCAGGTAACATTTACACAAGATTGAACAATCCAACAAATGAGGTATTTGAAAAAAGAGTTGCAGCCATTGAAGGAGGAGTTGGTGCATTATCCACTTCAAGTGGAATGGCAGCAATCACCCTTGCCATATTAAATATTGCACAATGCGGAGATGAGATTGTATCTGGAGACAATCTCTATGGAGGAACCTACAGCTTATTCAAGACTACATTGAAGAAATTCGGTATTCAAGTGAATTTTGTGGATTCCCAAGACACCAAAGCTTTTGAAGATGCAATTACCGATAAGACAAAAGCAATCTACTGTGAATCAATAGGTAACCCTAAATTGGATGTTCCTGACTTTGAAGTCCTTGCTGATATTGCTCATAGGCATGGAATTCCACTTATTGTAGACAACACATCTGCTATTGGAATGGTAAAGCCTATTGAACATGGAGCAGATATTGTAGTTCACTCAGCAACAAAAATCATTGGAGGACACGGTACTTCCTTAGGTGGTACAATTGTCGATTCAGGTAACTTTGACTGGACAAACGGCAAGTTCCCAGAGTTTACAGAACCTGATGAAAGTTATCATGGACTTGTTTATGTTGATGCATTCGGTGATGCGGCTTATGTCACCAAGGCACGTGTACAAGTAATGAGAGATTTAGGAAGCTGTATCAGCCCATTCAATGCATTTATGCTTCTTCAAGGACTTGAAACAATGTCCTTAAGAGTAAAACAGCACACCGAAAACGCTCTTGAAGTCGCTAAGTTCCTACAAAACCATGAGCTTGTATCATGGGTGAACTATCCTGGACTTGAAGACAATCCAAACCATGAGATCGCTAAGAAATATCTCAATGGAAAATACGGCTGTGTACTTGGATTCGGTATCAAAGGTGGAATAGAAGAGGGCAAGAAGTTCATTGAAAACGTTGAGCTATTGTCACACCTTGCAAACATCTGTGATGCTAAGACTCTTGTAGTGCATCCTGCTTCAACCACACATTCTACATTGTCTCCAGAGGAACAGATATCAACTGGAGTCACTCCAGACTTCATCAGAATGTCTGTAGGAATTGAAAATGTGGAAGACATCATTGCAGATATCGATCAGGCTTTGAAAAAAGCTGTTGAATAA